Proteins from a genomic interval of Gemmatimonas sp.:
- a CDS encoding alpha/beta fold hydrolase, translating into MWRPLLAITVVLAAGGGALGVMLQRGAPTRVLTRPGIGSAPTSTQGGERTFVTRDSINLSARQLVMRSRGSVVIVHGLGEADSLFARWNEALAASTQMNVIGLSLRGNGRSRGTEARDDPPEAHTLDLAAAVQELKRRQPSGPVLFAVAYGGVGIAALYERVRVARQLPAVDGIMVFDVAPTANARVPNGRPVTLYPRRLASLDLLAAAGVTWFGALEVATQSGDGRELATRWSHARWHLASPALAPLLAAQGTSRTPLLVLSTTERPATTAATAPTAEMEWVRLANSADPTTPMARAAVMRWSAAYAADAFEPIPPRPTQTLDVLGRR; encoded by the coding sequence GTGTGGCGCCCACTCCTGGCGATCACCGTGGTGCTGGCAGCCGGTGGCGGCGCACTGGGCGTCATGCTCCAGCGCGGGGCCCCCACGCGAGTGCTCACGCGTCCCGGCATTGGCAGCGCCCCCACCAGTACCCAGGGCGGCGAGCGCACGTTCGTCACGCGCGACAGCATCAACCTGTCCGCACGGCAATTGGTGATGCGCTCGCGCGGCAGCGTGGTCATCGTGCACGGGCTGGGTGAAGCGGACTCCCTCTTTGCCCGCTGGAACGAGGCGCTGGCCGCATCCACGCAGATGAACGTCATTGGCCTGTCGCTGCGCGGCAACGGTCGCTCGCGCGGCACCGAAGCACGTGACGATCCGCCGGAGGCCCACACCCTCGATCTCGCGGCGGCCGTGCAGGAGCTCAAGCGTCGCCAACCGAGCGGACCGGTGCTCTTCGCCGTCGCCTATGGCGGCGTGGGCATCGCAGCCCTCTACGAGCGCGTGCGCGTGGCCAGGCAGCTGCCGGCGGTTGACGGCATCATGGTGTTCGATGTCGCGCCCACCGCAAACGCCCGCGTGCCGAACGGAAGACCGGTCACGTTGTACCCGCGACGTCTGGCGTCACTCGACCTGCTGGCCGCCGCGGGCGTCACGTGGTTCGGCGCCCTCGAGGTGGCCACGCAGAGCGGCGATGGGCGCGAACTGGCCACCCGCTGGTCGCACGCCCGCTGGCATCTGGCCTCGCCGGCGCTCGCGCCGTTGCTCGCGGCTCAAGGCACCTCGCGCACGCCACTGCTGGTGCTGAGCACCACCGAACGTCCTGCCACGACCGCGGCAACGGCGCCAACCGCGGAGATGGAATGGGTCCGCCTGGCCAATAGCGCGGACCCCACCACGCCCATGGCGAGGGCCGCGGTGATGCGATGGAGCGCGGCCTACGCCGCCGATGCGTTCGAGCCCATTCCCCCGCGTCCCACGCAAACCCTCGACGTGCTCGGCCGGCGCTGA
- a CDS encoding prolyl oligopeptidase family serine peptidase — translation MAPLMYPITRKTDQVDDYHGTLVADPYRWLEDDRSDETARWVAAQNDVTFGYLDRIPWREALRQRLTALVDYPRTSAPEQRGPWLLFARNDGLQNQPVYYVQRGETGEAEVLLDPNALSPDGTTRVAGLTFDRHARYIAYMVSHAGSDWQQIRVIDVETRQVLPDTVDWVKVSAIAWHGDGFFYSRYPEPGADEGAFSAKNDDHQVFYHALGTPQEHDRLVYHDPENLQRFHVLGTTEDERFAVLSVSDRGKGKDGNALLVKDLRDPHGEFMPVWTAFDDQFTVLENDGDALLILTNHDAPNQRVVRVDPRNPAPAAWTTVIAERAEPLEAVGTAGGRLFAQYLHDVTSRVHVVGYDGVFERDVTLPGLGTVMGFGGERDATQLFYTFTSFTAPATVYRYDLGTGTSTLYRGVELPFDPTAFETTQVFVTSRDGTRVPAFIVAKKGLTLDGNNPTLLYGYGGFNVSLPPAFSALRVAFLEQGGVYVQANLRGGGEYGEAWHQAGMKEHKQNVFDDFIAVAEWLIAAGYTRSERLAVQGGSNGGLLVGAIMTQRPELARVALPAVGVMDMLRFHTFTIGWNWIADYGSSEDPEAFRYLYAYSPLHNLRDGVSYPATLITTADHDDRVVPAHSFKFAARLQEAHAGETPVLIRIETQSGHGSSSLTKQIEEVADVYSFVFLNMGVEPVFS, via the coding sequence ATGGCTCCCCTGATGTATCCCATTACTCGGAAAACGGACCAGGTCGACGACTACCACGGAACGCTGGTCGCCGACCCGTACCGCTGGCTCGAAGACGACCGTTCGGACGAAACCGCCCGCTGGGTGGCCGCCCAGAACGACGTCACCTTCGGCTACCTCGATCGCATCCCATGGCGCGAGGCGCTCCGGCAGCGTCTGACGGCGCTGGTCGACTATCCGCGCACCTCGGCGCCCGAGCAGCGAGGGCCCTGGCTGCTCTTTGCGCGCAACGACGGGCTCCAGAATCAGCCCGTCTACTACGTGCAGCGGGGTGAGACCGGGGAGGCCGAGGTGCTGCTCGACCCCAATGCCCTGTCTCCCGACGGCACCACGCGCGTGGCCGGCCTCACCTTCGACCGGCACGCGCGCTACATCGCCTACATGGTGAGCCATGCCGGTTCCGACTGGCAGCAGATTCGCGTCATCGATGTCGAAACGCGGCAGGTGCTCCCCGATACCGTGGACTGGGTGAAGGTGTCGGCCATTGCGTGGCACGGGGATGGATTCTTCTACAGCCGGTATCCCGAACCGGGCGCGGACGAGGGGGCCTTCTCCGCGAAGAACGACGACCATCAGGTGTTCTACCACGCCCTTGGCACGCCGCAGGAACACGATCGTCTGGTGTACCACGATCCCGAAAACCTGCAGCGCTTTCACGTGCTGGGCACCACCGAGGACGAGCGCTTCGCGGTGCTCTCCGTGAGCGACCGGGGCAAGGGAAAGGACGGCAACGCGCTGCTGGTGAAGGATCTCCGCGATCCGCACGGCGAGTTCATGCCGGTGTGGACGGCGTTCGATGACCAGTTCACCGTGCTCGAGAACGACGGCGACGCCCTGCTCATCCTCACCAATCACGACGCGCCGAACCAGCGGGTCGTGCGCGTGGACCCGCGCAACCCGGCGCCCGCCGCGTGGACCACGGTCATCGCCGAGCGTGCCGAGCCGCTGGAAGCCGTGGGGACGGCGGGGGGCCGCCTGTTTGCGCAGTACCTGCACGATGTGACCTCGCGCGTGCACGTGGTTGGGTACGACGGGGTGTTCGAGCGCGACGTGACCCTGCCTGGGCTGGGTACGGTCATGGGCTTTGGCGGCGAACGGGACGCCACCCAGCTGTTCTACACGTTCACCTCGTTCACGGCACCCGCCACCGTTTATCGCTACGACCTGGGCACCGGCACCAGCACGCTGTATCGCGGTGTGGAGCTGCCCTTCGACCCGACGGCGTTCGAAACGACGCAGGTGTTCGTGACCAGCCGCGATGGCACGCGCGTGCCGGCGTTCATTGTGGCGAAGAAGGGGCTCACGCTCGACGGCAACAATCCCACGCTGCTGTACGGCTACGGCGGGTTCAACGTGTCGCTGCCACCGGCGTTCAGCGCGCTGCGGGTGGCGTTCCTCGAGCAAGGGGGCGTATACGTGCAAGCCAACCTGCGCGGCGGCGGCGAATACGGCGAGGCGTGGCATCAGGCCGGCATGAAGGAGCACAAGCAGAACGTCTTCGACGACTTCATTGCCGTGGCCGAGTGGCTCATCGCCGCGGGGTACACCCGGAGCGAGCGCCTGGCCGTGCAGGGGGGCTCGAATGGCGGCCTGCTGGTGGGCGCCATCATGACGCAGCGCCCGGAGCTGGCGCGGGTGGCGCTCCCCGCCGTGGGAGTGATGGACATGCTGCGGTTCCACACCTTCACCATCGGCTGGAACTGGATCGCCGATTACGGATCGAGTGAAGATCCGGAGGCGTTCCGCTACCTGTACGCGTACTCGCCGCTGCACAATCTGCGCGATGGCGTGTCGTACCCGGCCACGCTCATCACCACAGCCGACCACGATGATCGCGTGGTGCCGGCGCACTCGTTCAAGTTCGCGGCGCGACTGCAGGAGGCGCACGCGGGAGAGACGCCAGTCCTCATCCGCATCGAAACGCAGTCCGGCCACGGCAGCTCCTCGCTGACCAAGCAGATCGAGGAGGTGGCGGATGTGTACAGCTTCGTCTTCCTGAACATGGGCGTGGAACCCGTGTTCTCATGA
- the rplS gene encoding 50S ribosomal protein L19, producing the protein MHPFIETQKEWMKDVAPFRAGDTVRVNVRVKEGDKERIQAFEGVCIARRGAGVSETFTVRKVSNGVGVERIFPVHSPMLESITVVRRGAVRRAKLYYLRNVTGKAARIKERKVVRPTAK; encoded by the coding sequence ATGCATCCGTTTATCGAAACCCAGAAAGAGTGGATGAAGGACGTCGCCCCGTTCCGCGCCGGTGACACGGTGCGCGTGAACGTGCGCGTGAAGGAAGGCGACAAGGAACGCATCCAGGCTTTCGAAGGGGTGTGCATTGCCCGTCGTGGTGCCGGCGTGAGCGAGACGTTCACCGTGCGGAAGGTGTCGAACGGCGTGGGTGTGGAGCGCATCTTCCCGGTGCACAGCCCCATGCTGGAAAGCATCACGGTGGTGCGTCGTGGCGCCGTGCGTCGCGCCAAGCTGTACTACCTGCGCAACGTGACGGGCAAGGCCGCCCGCATCAAGGAGCGCAAGGTCGTTCGCCCGACGGCCAAGTAA
- a CDS encoding ribonuclease HII, with amino-acid sequence MARWSPIERTLREQFGPLLAGVDEVGRGPLAGPVVACAVVMPPDRRAIPGVNDSKQLDRATRVTLAARIRDQALVIAIGAASAREVDRLNIYHATVLAMRRALDRVPARLGQAPHHVLVDGKPLRTLGVQHTAVVKGDAKCYAIACASIMAKVTRDRLMTALARRHPHFAWERNSGYGTDVHRGAIAVHGLTPHHRRSFCEEVQGSLDFSDDVVSSTPVREPEPREELPGVSPRR; translated from the coding sequence GTGGCTCGCTGGAGCCCCATCGAGCGGACGCTGCGCGAGCAGTTTGGTCCCTTGCTCGCCGGAGTCGATGAAGTTGGACGGGGCCCGCTTGCGGGCCCCGTTGTCGCTTGTGCCGTGGTCATGCCCCCGGACCGGCGGGCCATTCCCGGGGTCAACGACTCCAAGCAGCTCGACCGTGCCACGCGCGTGACGCTCGCCGCGCGTATCCGCGACCAGGCGCTGGTCATCGCCATTGGGGCGGCGAGTGCGCGCGAGGTGGATCGCCTCAACATCTACCACGCCACGGTGCTGGCCATGCGCCGTGCGCTCGACCGGGTGCCGGCTCGCCTGGGGCAGGCGCCGCATCACGTGCTGGTGGATGGCAAGCCGCTCCGCACCCTCGGCGTGCAACACACCGCCGTGGTGAAGGGCGATGCGAAATGCTACGCCATTGCCTGCGCCAGCATCATGGCCAAGGTCACCCGCGACCGCCTCATGACGGCGCTGGCCCGGCGTCATCCGCACTTTGCGTGGGAGCGCAACAGCGGGTACGGTACGGACGTGCATCGCGGTGCCATCGCCGTGCACGGGCTCACGCCGCATCATCGCCGCAGCTTCTGCGAGGAGGTGCAGGGGAGTCTCGACTTCTCCGACGACGTTGTCTCCTCCACCCCAGTGCGCGAGCCAGAGCCTCGCGAGGAGTTGCCCGGTGTCTCACCCCGCCGCTGA
- a CDS encoding SDR family oxidoreductase, which produces MSHPAAEPTPAVFAPGLLAGQVALVTGGGTGIGLGISSLLAELGAHVVIASRKPQHLETALAEITGRGHRASVVQLDVRDPERVRAVVDEVAAEHGRIDLLVNNAAGNFYAPSATLSPNAWKAVVEIDLYGTFYCAQAVYPIMARQGGGRIVSTSMTLHYRGWPLMAHATAAKAGVDALTRTLAVEWAPQRIRVNAIAPGPIPTEGVRKAFTPPADSGVPDLFAAAEEKMAAYAQTSIPLGRWGTPRDIANMVAFLASPAGDWITGAIFVVDGGEWLAKNAG; this is translated from the coding sequence GTGTCTCACCCCGCCGCTGAACCCACCCCTGCCGTCTTCGCGCCCGGTCTGCTGGCCGGACAGGTAGCCCTTGTGACCGGCGGCGGCACGGGCATCGGTCTTGGCATTTCGTCACTGCTGGCCGAGCTTGGCGCGCACGTGGTGATCGCCAGCCGCAAGCCCCAGCATCTGGAGACGGCGCTGGCGGAGATCACCGGGCGCGGACATCGCGCCAGCGTGGTGCAGCTCGACGTGCGCGACCCGGAGCGTGTGCGGGCAGTGGTGGATGAGGTCGCCGCCGAGCACGGCCGCATCGACCTGCTGGTGAACAATGCCGCGGGCAACTTCTACGCGCCGAGTGCCACGTTGTCGCCGAACGCGTGGAAGGCGGTCGTGGAGATCGATCTCTACGGCACGTTCTACTGCGCGCAGGCGGTGTACCCCATCATGGCGCGACAGGGCGGGGGGCGCATTGTGAGTACGAGCATGACGTTGCACTACCGCGGCTGGCCGCTCATGGCGCACGCCACGGCCGCCAAGGCGGGGGTGGACGCGCTCACGCGCACCCTGGCGGTGGAATGGGCGCCGCAGCGCATCCGCGTGAACGCCATTGCCCCGGGCCCCATTCCCACCGAAGGCGTACGCAAGGCGTTCACGCCCCCCGCCGACAGCGGCGTGCCCGACCTGTTCGCCGCGGCAGAGGAGAAGATGGCGGCGTATGCGCAGACCAGCATTCCGCTGGGGCGATGGGGGACGCCGCGGGATATCGCCAACATGGTGGCCTTTCTCGCGTCTCCCGCCGGCGACTGGATTACCGGCGCCATCTTCGTGGTCGACGGTGGGGAGTGGTTGGCCAAGAACGCCGGCTGA
- a CDS encoding OmpA family protein — translation MRKIRYAAMMALAATTLSACATKGFVRKGIEAQRVAQAAAMDSERQAREAGDAALRTDVNGLRSDLNALRNDLGTLRNDFGARITAMEDQVQFAMPVHFGFDDAAVRQQDQAALAKFAQVANAHYKGATITIEGFADPAGSQEYNLRLSRERADAVRDFLVTKGLDGAQLRTVGYGKTRLVRPGARAADEGAELNRRVTFVVETPAGAGAATVAAMTASR, via the coding sequence ATGCGAAAGATCCGGTATGCCGCCATGATGGCGCTTGCGGCCACGACGCTCAGCGCGTGCGCGACCAAGGGTTTCGTGCGCAAGGGAATTGAAGCGCAGCGCGTGGCGCAGGCCGCGGCGATGGACAGCGAGCGTCAGGCCCGTGAGGCGGGCGACGCCGCGCTGCGCACCGATGTGAACGGGCTGCGTTCCGACCTGAATGCGCTGCGCAACGATCTGGGCACGCTGCGCAACGACTTCGGGGCGCGCATCACGGCCATGGAAGACCAGGTCCAGTTCGCCATGCCGGTGCACTTCGGATTCGACGATGCGGCGGTGCGCCAGCAGGATCAGGCGGCGCTCGCGAAGTTCGCCCAGGTGGCCAACGCGCACTACAAGGGCGCGACGATCACCATCGAAGGCTTCGCCGATCCCGCCGGCAGCCAGGAGTACAATCTGCGTCTCTCGCGCGAGCGCGCCGACGCGGTGCGTGACTTTCTCGTGACCAAGGGGCTCGACGGCGCGCAGCTGCGCACGGTGGGCTACGGCAAGACGCGCCTCGTGCGGCCGGGCGCCCGCGCGGCCGACGAAGGGGCCGAGCTCAACCGCCGCGTGACGTTCGTGGTGGAGACGCCGGCCGGTGCCGGTGCCGCCACCGTGGCCGCGATGACGGCGAGCCGCTAA
- a CDS encoding mechanosensitive ion channel family protein, with protein sequence MRSLRRALLLVVFVASPAAAQLGFGSRPPQDSAPTAVSPASPRAALQEFLRHANAEDWNGAAEFLAVPAAQRERAPVLARRLKTVIDQRLALDANTLSPLVSGDTLDGDLTGDKVADLLGATGREESLRLVRVVGPPVRWVFSQATVNHVDGWFDALGNPWVRERLPATLMREGPFHVYWWQWLGLGLAIPVLALVAWGLGALLRNLLGRIARRTVTDWDDVLLENLRGPFRLWAAALAGGPVFALLELNPRVSTFVSALTRGGALIALFWALLRFIRIAQTRLQNAAWETGQGAQARTLVPLLGNFLRVTLAIIALLVALAQFGYPVGTLLAGLGIGGIAVALAAQKTVEHLFGSVSLAADKAFRVGDWVRAGTTEGEVQRIGLRSTSFRTIDRTVVRVPNGRLADERIETFGERDRILLRTDIDLTYDTAPAQIQRIRDALEAALRAHPKIWPDTVRVHVVAFTDSAVRLNVVSWFQTTEWNEFLQIRHDMLLQFMRIIGEGGAHFAFPSRTVYHVTQPGQGTPPVDG encoded by the coding sequence ATGCGATCTCTCCGGCGCGCCCTCCTGCTCGTGGTGTTCGTCGCCAGCCCCGCCGCTGCTCAGCTCGGGTTTGGCAGCCGGCCCCCACAGGACAGCGCGCCCACCGCCGTATCGCCCGCGTCACCGCGAGCGGCGCTGCAGGAGTTTCTCCGCCACGCCAACGCCGAGGATTGGAACGGGGCCGCCGAGTTTCTGGCCGTGCCTGCGGCGCAGCGGGAACGCGCCCCCGTGCTGGCGCGTCGGCTCAAGACGGTCATCGACCAGCGGCTGGCGTTGGATGCGAACACGCTGTCGCCGCTCGTCTCCGGCGATACGCTCGACGGGGATCTCACCGGCGACAAGGTGGCGGATCTGCTGGGGGCCACCGGGCGTGAGGAATCCCTGCGTCTCGTACGGGTCGTGGGGCCGCCGGTGCGGTGGGTGTTTTCGCAGGCCACGGTGAATCACGTGGACGGATGGTTCGATGCCCTGGGCAACCCCTGGGTACGCGAACGGCTGCCCGCCACGCTCATGCGTGAGGGGCCCTTCCACGTGTACTGGTGGCAGTGGCTCGGGCTCGGTCTGGCCATCCCGGTGCTGGCGCTGGTCGCGTGGGGACTCGGCGCCCTGCTGCGCAACCTGCTGGGGCGCATCGCGCGGCGCACCGTAACCGATTGGGACGACGTCCTGCTCGAGAACCTGCGCGGCCCCTTCCGCCTGTGGGCGGCGGCGCTTGCGGGCGGGCCGGTCTTTGCGCTGCTCGAACTCAATCCGCGCGTGAGCACCTTCGTGTCGGCGCTCACGCGCGGGGGCGCGCTCATCGCGCTCTTCTGGGCGCTGCTGCGCTTCATTCGCATTGCGCAAACCCGCCTGCAGAATGCGGCGTGGGAAACGGGACAGGGCGCCCAGGCACGCACGCTGGTGCCGCTGCTCGGCAACTTCCTGCGCGTCACGCTGGCGATCATCGCCCTGCTGGTGGCCCTGGCGCAGTTCGGCTATCCCGTGGGCACGCTGCTCGCCGGCCTCGGCATTGGCGGTATTGCCGTGGCGCTCGCGGCGCAGAAAACGGTGGAGCATCTCTTCGGCAGCGTGAGCCTCGCGGCCGACAAGGCCTTTCGCGTGGGCGACTGGGTGCGCGCCGGCACCACCGAAGGCGAGGTGCAGCGCATTGGCCTGCGCAGCACGAGCTTCCGCACCATCGACCGCACCGTCGTGCGGGTGCCCAACGGTCGCCTTGCCGACGAACGCATCGAAACGTTCGGCGAACGCGATCGCATTCTGCTGCGCACCGACATCGACCTCACCTACGACACCGCTCCCGCACAGATCCAACGCATTCGCGATGCGCTCGAGGCGGCACTGCGGGCGCACCCGAAGATCTGGCCCGATACGGTGCGCGTGCACGTCGTGGCGTTCACCGATTCGGCCGTGCGCCTCAATGTCGTGAGCTGGTTCCAGACGACCGAGTGGAACGAGTTCCTCCAGATTCGCCACGATATGCTGCTGCAGTTCATGCGCATCATCGGGGAAGGCGGTGCGCACTTTGCCTTCCCGTCGCGCACGGTGTACCACGTCACGCAGCCGGGGCAGGGGACGCCGCCGGTGGACGGCTGA
- a CDS encoding sensor histidine kinase, which produces MLPVGLSAVMALRQVDVPVDAPPLVATELAATLLQGAITTGVAVLCVHLYARYRRPWFGWFAVAWGVYVARLLCILSFLLSGQRVWLYWHQVTTGWTALALLWAALVFLRQPRPRPVYLLLALFPLLWSYIAIYVLDHFLWAALPAVLFLSGATAWTGWVFWRHHRITGSMGAKLLAISFALWGLHHLDYPFLRAQGAWTPWGYYLDISFELLVAAGLVLLVLDDLGRGVQALSALSGDLQRRTSDTQPLDVLLSRPLALPGVRGTAMYIFDPAAPDAARGEADGEDEPPVDALDRVLEAAREPRPPAIAAGATTLYGRVLRGAGVCESWVGSDLQPDVRDALTRMRVSRRPQVVAAAGEQPFVAVLPVGAGAHLVGALIMAGDIRNPFTALDDDFLLALGQQVGAALDQWSLDRQLAARTRALEQLSARMLRQHEEERRRLSRELHDETAQVFSAVKMQLEALRGALTNEAAPRLDRLLALVDTGIASIRQVTSDLRPTLLDDLGLRPALHSLVTDFTERSGVRATFSAPATLPVLSGDADLALFRGLQESLSNVVRHADATLVEVAVQVEAERLTLTVTDNGRGFPTLRGGRLRDTDHRMGLTGMRERLLAAGGKLHIANRAPGAEVLISVPLSTAAIRSS; this is translated from the coding sequence GTGTTGCCGGTTGGCCTGTCGGCCGTGATGGCGCTGCGACAGGTGGATGTGCCTGTGGATGCGCCGCCTCTCGTGGCGACCGAGCTGGCGGCCACGCTGCTGCAGGGCGCCATCACCACCGGGGTGGCCGTCCTCTGTGTGCATCTGTACGCCCGCTACCGTCGCCCGTGGTTCGGATGGTTCGCGGTGGCCTGGGGTGTGTACGTGGCGCGGCTGCTGTGCATCCTCAGCTTCCTCCTGTCGGGCCAGCGGGTGTGGCTCTACTGGCACCAGGTCACCACCGGCTGGACGGCGCTGGCCCTGCTGTGGGCGGCGCTGGTGTTCCTGCGCCAGCCGCGCCCACGACCCGTGTATCTGCTGCTGGCGCTTTTCCCGCTGCTCTGGTCGTACATCGCCATCTATGTGCTCGACCACTTCCTGTGGGCGGCGCTGCCGGCGGTGCTCTTCCTGAGCGGGGCCACGGCGTGGACCGGATGGGTGTTCTGGCGCCACCATCGCATCACGGGCTCCATGGGCGCGAAGCTGCTCGCCATCTCCTTCGCGCTCTGGGGGCTGCACCACCTCGACTACCCCTTTCTGCGCGCACAGGGCGCGTGGACGCCCTGGGGGTACTACCTCGACATCAGCTTCGAGCTGCTGGTCGCCGCGGGGCTGGTGCTTCTCGTGCTCGACGATCTCGGCCGCGGGGTGCAGGCACTGTCGGCGCTCTCGGGCGACCTGCAGCGGCGCACCAGCGACACGCAGCCGCTCGACGTGCTGCTGTCGCGCCCCCTCGCGTTGCCCGGAGTGCGCGGCACCGCAATGTACATCTTCGATCCCGCGGCACCCGATGCCGCGCGCGGCGAGGCAGACGGTGAGGACGAACCGCCCGTGGACGCCCTCGACCGCGTGCTCGAGGCCGCGCGCGAGCCGCGCCCGCCAGCCATCGCCGCCGGTGCCACCACGCTCTACGGGCGCGTGCTGCGTGGCGCCGGTGTCTGCGAGAGCTGGGTGGGGAGCGACCTGCAGCCCGATGTGCGCGACGCCCTCACCCGCATGCGCGTCTCGCGGCGCCCGCAGGTGGTGGCCGCCGCGGGGGAACAGCCGTTCGTGGCGGTGCTGCCCGTTGGCGCCGGCGCGCATCTGGTGGGTGCCCTCATCATGGCTGGTGACATTCGCAACCCGTTCACGGCACTCGATGACGACTTTCTGCTCGCGCTGGGGCAGCAGGTGGGCGCCGCGCTCGATCAGTGGTCACTCGACCGGCAGCTGGCCGCTCGCACGCGCGCGCTCGAGCAGCTCTCGGCGCGCATGCTGCGCCAGCACGAGGAAGAGCGGCGACGCCTGTCGCGCGAACTGCACGACGAAACCGCCCAAGTGTTCTCGGCGGTGAAGATGCAGCTCGAGGCGCTGCGCGGGGCGCTGACCAACGAGGCGGCGCCACGGCTCGACCGACTGCTCGCCCTCGTCGACACGGGTATCGCCAGCATCCGGCAGGTCACGAGCGACCTGCGTCCCACGCTCCTCGACGATCTGGGGCTGCGGCCGGCGCTTCACTCCCTCGTCACCGACTTCACCGAGCGCAGCGGCGTGCGCGCCACCTTCTCGGCGCCAGCCACCCTGCCGGTGCTCTCGGGTGACGCCGACCTCGCGCTCTTCCGCGGGCTGCAGGAGTCGCTGTCGAACGTGGTACGCCACGCCGATGCCACCCTGGTGGAGGTGGCCGTGCAGGTGGAGGCCGAACGCCTCACGCTCACCGTGACCGACAATGGCCGGGGGTTTCCCACGTTGCGCGGCGGGCGCCTGCGTGACACCGACCACCGCATGGGGCTCACCGGCATGCGCGAACGCCTGCTCGCCGCCGGTGGCAAACTGCACATTGCCAATCGCGCGCCGGGGGCGGAGGTGCTGATCAGCGTGCCCCTGTCGACCGCCGCCATCCGGAGCAGCTGA
- a CDS encoding response regulator transcription factor has translation MTTPTPARIRVLIADDHALVREGLRYVLDADPLIEVVAEASNGRVAVELALEYRPDVVVLDITMPEETGLKAAARVRELLPAAKVLLLSMHDQGEYVREGMRIGTHGYLLKDSAGEELRAAIRAVHAGGTFFSPAVVRRLAAAEAVPENSPALQLELLTPRERDVLGGVARGLTNKAIAAELGISRRTVEAHRESLMRKLQIHSVAGLTRFALETGIVEAG, from the coding sequence ATGACGACCCCCACGCCCGCGCGCATTCGCGTGCTCATTGCCGACGACCACGCGCTCGTACGCGAGGGGCTGCGCTATGTGCTCGACGCCGACCCGCTCATCGAGGTGGTCGCTGAAGCCTCCAACGGACGCGTGGCCGTGGAACTCGCGCTCGAATACCGGCCCGATGTGGTGGTGCTCGACATCACCATGCCCGAGGAAACCGGACTCAAGGCCGCCGCGCGCGTCCGCGAACTGCTCCCGGCGGCGAAGGTGCTGCTGCTCAGCATGCACGATCAGGGGGAGTACGTACGCGAAGGGATGCGCATTGGCACGCACGGCTACCTGCTCAAGGACTCGGCCGGCGAGGAGTTACGGGCAGCCATTCGCGCGGTGCACGCCGGGGGGACCTTCTTCAGCCCTGCTGTGGTGCGCCGTCTGGCGGCGGCGGAGGCGGTGCCGGAGAACAGCCCGGCGCTGCAGCTCGAGCTGCTCACCCCTCGCGAGCGCGATGTACTGGGCGGCGTGGCGCGCGGCCTGACCAACAAGGCCATTGCTGCCGAACTGGGCATCAGTCGGCGCACGGTCGAGGCCCATCGCGAGAGCCTCATGCGCAAGCTGCAGATTCACTCGGTGGCGGGGCTCACGCGCTTCGCGCTCGAAACCGGGATCGTGGAAGCGGGCTGA